DNA from Actinoplanes sp. SE50/110:
CCGGCGCCGCGTTGATCGCGCCGATCGAGCCCCGCATCAGCGTGGTCGCCGCACCCAACGTGGCCAGCAGGACCCACTTCTCCCACATCTCGGCGCGGATGTGCCGGGAGGTCCGCGCGTCGAAACCGGCCTCGCCGATCGCCGCGGCCACCGCGTCCATCCGGTCGTCCGGGCCGCCGTCGAGCGGGCCGCACACCAACCGGGCCAGCCCGGTCATCTGCACCACGTCGCCGTGCTCGTCGGTCGTCGCGTGGATCATGCAGAGCCCGCCCCAGACGTGCTCCACGCCGAACGCCGTGATCAGCGTCGGGACGTGGCGCATCCCGTTGAGCAGCGGCACCACCACCGTGCGCGGGCCGATCGCGGCGCCCAGGCCGGCCACCACCGCGTCCAGGGCATAGCTCTTCACCGCCACGACGACCAGGTCGTAGTGCCGGTCGACGCGGGTGATCACCCGGGGCGTCAGCCGCGTCTCACCGCCCGGGCTCCTGATCCGCAGCCCGCGCTCGGCGAGCACCGTCGCCCGGCCCTCCCGGACCAGGAAGGTGACATCCCGTCCGGCCTCGGCCAGCCGGCCGCCGAAGAAGCCGCCGGTGGCCCCGGCCCCGGCGACGAGGATCCTCATCCGAGCTGCTCGTCGTCGAAACACCAGCGCCAGGTCTCCCCCGGCTCGAACGAGCGCATCACCGGGTGGCCGGTCTCGGCGTGGTGGGCCGACATGTGGCGGCGCGGGGACGAGTCGCAGCAGGCGACCAGGCCGCACGACAGGCACAGACGCAGGTGCACCCAGTCGTCGAACCCACCGGCGACGCACTGCGGGCAGCCGTCCTCGTACGCGCTGAGCGGGGCCGGCTCGCCGGACTCCTTGAGATGCTGGCAGATCACTCTTCACTCCGTCGCAGCTGGGACTCTTCCAGGTCGAGCTCGCGCTGGGCGCGGACCAGCACCTCCTCGGGGATCCTGCCCTCGTTCCGGGCGATCTTGAAGACGTGCCGTTCGGCTCTGATCATCTCGCGTCGCAGCCGCCCGTACGCGGCCGAGGGGGTTTCCTGCTGCTGGCTGCCGAGCCGCTCCCAGGCGTTGTTGGAGCGGCTCTCGACCAGCCCGCGCAGCCGGTCGACGACCGAGGCGGGCGCGCCGTCCGCGTTCTCCTCCAGCGCGGCCAGGGCGGCCCGGCTCGCCGCGTGCTGGATGCCGGCCTCGGCCAGCGCGTCCTGGGCGCTGTTGTCCTCGCGCACGCCCAGCCGGATCGCCAGTCCCGGCAGCGTGGTCCCCTGCAGCAGCAGGGTCAGCACGATCGTCGCGAAAGCCACGAAGATGAACAGGTCCCGGGGATACATCGGGACGTCCCTGAGCCCCGGCAGGGGCAGCGTCTGCGCGGCGGCCAGCGTCACCACGCCGCGCATGCCGGCCCAGGCCACCACGGTCGGCACGCTGACCGGCACCCGGGGGCCGCGCGCCCGCACCCGGGGGAAGAGCCGCCCCAGATACGTCGCCGGATACATCCACACGAAGCGGACCGCCACCAGCAGCCCGAAGACCAGCGCCGTGACGCTGACCGTGGTGGCCACGCCGGTCTCGATCCCGTCCACCACCATCCGCAGTTGCAACCCCACCAGCAGGAAGACGACGCCTTCGAGGAGGAAGGTGACGAGCCGCCAGACCGCGTCCGTCTGCAGCCGGGAGGTGGCCGACAACAGGTACGGGATCCGGTGCCCCAGATACAGGCCGGTGATCACCACGGCCACCACGCTGGAGGTGCCCAACTCCTCGGCGACGATCACCACGACGAACGGGGTGAGCAACGACACGGCGTCGTCGAGCAGCGGATCCTCGATCCAGCGGTGCAGCTTCGCGGCGGCCACCGCGGCGACGATGCCGATCACGATGCCGCCGCCGGCCTTCTGCGCGACCTGCCGGCCGATCTCCCCGAAACCGACCGCGGTCCCGGACAGCGCGCTCACCGAGATGCGCACCATCACCAGCGCGGTCGCGTCGTTGAGCAGGCTCTCGCCCTCGAGGATGGTGACCACGTGCCGGGGCAGGCCGACCCGGCGGGCGATCGCGGTCGCCGACACCGCGTCCGGCGGGGCGACGATCGCGCCCAGCGCGACACAGGCGGCCAGCGGCGCGCCGGGCAGCAGCCAGTGCACCGCGAAACCGATCACGAAGGCGCTGAGCAGCACCAACCCGACCGCGAGCAGCAGGATCGGGCGTAACGCGCTGCGGAAGGCGGGCACCGAGGTCTGCAGGGCCGCCACGTACAACAGCGGCGGCAGGATGCCGATCAGGACGAACTCCGGCTCCAGGTGCGCCTGCGGGAAACCCGGCACGTACGACAGCGCCAGACCCGCCACCAGCAGGACCAGCGGCGCCACGAAACCGAGTCGCCGGGCGAGCGCCGCGCCGACCACCGAGATCGCCACGAGCACGACCGTGTCGACGATGCTCTCCATGGCCGGAAAGCTTATGTCAGGCCGTGGTGATCACACCCGAGCGCGCCACCGTGCGGGTGTAGGTGCCGTCCGTGCCCGCCCGCAGCCACATGCCGTCCACCGAGAAGACGTACGGCGTCTTCGGGATCAGCCCGGTGACCGTGGCGGTCATCCAGCCACAGGCGGTCGGCGTCACGGTGAGCCAGCCCGGCGTCTCCGGCTGCGCACCGACCACCAGCTTCTGGCTGACCGCCAGAATGTGGTAGTCGACCAGCTGGTCTCCGCCCGGGTTGAACCATTTCACGGTGGCGGTGGTGCTGCCCGCGGTGACGTCGAGGCCGTTGATCTGGCCGCCCTTGAAGACCGCCGGGTCACAGCCGGGGCTGCCGCTGGGCCGCGGGGTCGCCGACCCGGAGGGCAGCGGCGGCAGGCTGGCGAGGCCCGGGGTGGTGCCGGGCGAGACGCTGCGGGTCGGCGACGGGGCGACACTGCCGGTGGCCATCAGCAGCCACGGCGTCCCGGTGGGCGACGGGGCGGCCTGCGGGGTCGTGGCGGAGGCGCAGGCGGCCAGCAGCAGCGAGCCGGCGAGCAGGGGCAGGGCGACGGCGACGGCTTTCCGGATCCTCGGCACGCCTTCAGGTTCGGGCGGATCCGCCGGGGGCTTAGCCGCCGATCGCGATGGCAGGCCGGTCGCGAGACGTTTGGTGGCCATCGTCACAGCGTCGGCACGGTCGGATACCCGGCAGGGCGCCGCCCACCCATCCGGCGGGCCCCGTCGTACGTAATGATGCGAAGAGGCCGGAATGAACTCTGCGGCCCGGCTGTTGGCAGCGGAAAGCCCGCGAGAGCGGGCGACGTCTTCGAGGAGGTCCGCAGCGTGCTCGACCCACACGGGCTCTACGAGGTGGCCGGGGAGTTGCCGGCCCTGGACGGCCCGGTGCTCATCCAGGCGCTGACCGGGTTCGTCGACGCGGGCAGCGCGATCCAGCTCGCCCGGGAAAGCCTTCTGGAAAATTTGGAGAGCGAGGTCGTCGCCACCTTCGACCTGGACCAGCTGCTCGACTACCGGTCCCGCCGGCCCCCGATGATCTTCGTGGCCGACCACTTCGAGAGCTACGACGACCCGGTGCTCGCCCTGCACCTCGTCCGCGACCAGCTCGGCATCCCGTTCCTGCTGCTCACCGGCCCCGAGCCGGACCTGCAGTGGGAGCGCTTCATCGCCGCCCTCACCGGCCTGATCGACCGCCTCGGGGTCAAGGCCACCATCGGGCTGAACGCGATCCCGATGGCCGTCCCCCACACCCGCCCGGTCAGCATGACCGCGCACGCCACCGACAAGAGTCTGCTCGGCGAACACGAGTCGTGGCTGCAGCGGGTCCAGGTGCCGGCCAGCGTCGGCAACCTGCTCGAATTCCGGCTCGGGCAGAACGGGCATGCCGCGCTGGGCTACGCCGCGCACGTCCCGCACTACCTGGCCCAGACCGCCTACCCGGCCGCCGCCGAACTGCTGCTCGACTCGGTCTCGCAGAACACCGGGCTGGCGCTGCCCACCGGCGGCCTGCGCGAATCGGCGAAACTCGTCCGCGAAGAGGTCGACAAGCAGATCGCCGACGACGAGCAGGCCGCCCGGCTGGTCGCCTCCCTGGAGGCGCAGTACGACGCCTTTTTGCGCGGGCGGGCCAACAACCTGCTGGTCGACTCGGACACGCCGCTGCCGACCGCGGAGGAGCTCGGGGCGGAGTTGGAACGCTTCCTCGCCGAGCAGGCCCGGGACGAGAACTGACCTCCCGCTTCGACGGGCCGCCCGCGGTTACCGGCGGCCCGTCGCCTACTTGTGGTCCAGCATCCACCTGAGCACGGCCGGGAGCTGGGCGTCCCAGTAGTCCCAGGCGTGCCCGCCCGGGCTGAAGGTCACATCGAGCTCCACCCCGTGCGCCTTGCACGCGGCGACGAAGCGGCGGTTCTGCGCGAGCAGATGATCCTCGGTGCCGCAGCGCAGCATCAGCCGGGGCAGCCGGCCCGGATCCCCGGTGCGCAGCAGATGCAGCAGATCCTCGTCACCGCCGGCCACCACCCGGTCCGCGAACACCCGTGCGACCAGGGCGCGCATGTGCGGTCGAAGATCATGTTCTTGGATGTACGCCAGGTCCAGAGCCCCGGAGAGCGTGGCCGCCGCCGCGAACCGCTCCGGCTCGCGCAGCGCCCACTTCATCGCGCCGTACCCGCCCATCGACAGCCCGGCGACGAACGTGTCCTCGCGCCGCCCCGACACCCGGAAGAACTTGCGCACCGTCTCCGGCAGCTCGGCCGACAGGAAGTCCCAGAACCGCATCCCGTACGCCTCGTTGGCGTAGAAGCTCCGGTGCACCTCGGGCATGATCACGGCGAGCCCGTACTCGGCCGCATACCGCTCGACCGAGGTGAACCGGCTCCACGCGGTGCTGTCGTCGGTCAACCCGTGCAGCAGATAGAGCACCGGCGGCGGGGTGCCGGCGTCTTCGTCGGGCAGGATCACCGTCATCGAGGTACGCAGTTCCAGCGCCTCGGAGTCGAAGTCACAGCGGATCAGGGCCACACGTCCCATTCTCGGCCATCGCACCGGCACGGGCGCGGCACTCGTCCCGCTTCGTGGAACCCGCGGCCGCCCCTTCCGCCGCGGCCGCCTTTTTCCGCCGCGGCCGCCCCTTTCCGCCGCGGCCCCGCGGCCGCGGCACGGCACGGCCCGGCCTGTCCGAGATCGATCCTCCTCGACGCCCGGCGGGCCGCCCGTGCGGTTGGGAATGTCGTACCCGTCGATTAGAATGTGTGTACGAAAGAGGGGCCCTGAGCTGCTGATCTTCGGACGGTTTCGAACGCCTGTTCGATGGCTTGCAGCGCGAGTGAGGAGACCGACGTGACCACGTCCACCCTGTCCACGATCTCGACCAACCCCGTGCCCGTCATCCCGCCGTACGCAACGATGCTGGGCTTCACGCGGTATGTCTCGCGCACCGGTCCCGCCAAGGCCACGTTCGTCGGCGGGCTGCGCAAGCAGCGGGAGCGGCGCCGCGGTTTCAACCCGCACAGCCAGCTGATCAAAGCGCTGAAGACGGACATCGCCTTCCGCACCGGCGGCAGCTATCTCGCCGGCGTCGTCGACCTGGTGAAAGACCGGTGGAAGCCGCTCTACGAGTCGCTGCGCTCGGGCGCCCGCACCTACCTGGCCTCGCTCGGCGACCCCGAGGCGGTCACGCTGATCCAGACCCGCGATGCCCTGGCCAGCGTCGGCCCCCTCGCTGTGAAGATCAACCCGCACTTCGGCCTGCGCTTCGACGACGGCCACCGCGAGGCGGTCCGCATCCACTTCGACGAGGAGCCGCCCACCCCGGAACTGGTCACCGCCATGCTCCACCTGATGGCCCGGCACATGGACCAGATCCTCCCGGACGCCGACCCGGTCCTGGTCGACCTCCGCCGCGGCGTCACCCACCGCCTCAACCCCGCCACCCGCCACGCCGACGTCGAAAGCTGGCTGGCCGGCGAGGCCGCCGCCTTCACCGCCATCTGGTCCACCCCCGCCGCCTGACAGCCACCACCACCGCCGCCGGCCCGGCCCCGGTACCGACCACCGGAAGCCGAGCCGGCACCGACGCTTCCCCGCCAGCCCGGCCTCGCCCAGCACCGACGCTTCCCCGCCGGCGCAAGGCCACCGGGCGGAACGCCACCGACGGCGGACCCGCCGTGGTGGCTCGGTCGGCCAGTCACCGGCCGGCCCTCCCCCGAGCCCGTTCCCCGGCGCGCTGCCCGCGCCGGGGAACGGCCGCTTCAGGCGTGGGCGACGCTTCAAGCGTCGCCGACGCTTCGGGCCCGGACGACGGCTCAGGCCTGGCGCCGCTTCAGGCCCGGGCAACGGCTCAGGCCCGGCGACGCCCCGTGCCGGGCAGGCCGGCGGGACGGGCTGCGGTGCACGCGGGGCAGGCGGCCCGGGTGGGTTACCGTGGGGGTGTGAACGGGTTCTCCGGGCGTCTCTCGCCGCCGCGCTCCTGAGCGGAGCCGGTGTCGTCGCTGCCTGAGCTCGGCTCGGCGGCGTTGTAGCGCTGCGTTCCGCTGCCGGTCCCGGAACCGACTCACCTCTGCGGAGTGCGCGCATGTCTTCGTTCTTCTCGTCGTCTGAGGCCGCGGTGAACCCTCGGCTCAGCCTTCTGCAACTGTCCATCGGCGGCCTCCTCTGGGGCACCGCCGGCGTCGTCGTTCAAGTCGTGGCCGGGCGGACCGGACTCGGCGCGGTGGCCATCGGGTTCTATCGGCTGCTGTTCGCGGCCGCCACCATGCTCCTGGTCGGGGGGCGGGCGCGGCGGCAGATCGGGGTGGCTCTCCGGTCCGCGCCGGGGACGGTCGTGCTGGCCGGGGTGGGGCTCGCCGCGTACCAGGCGCTCTATTTTCTCGCGGTGCGCCTCAGCGGGGTGAGCATCGCGACCGTGGTCAGCCTCGGGCTCGCTCCGGTGCTGCTCAGCGTGTGGGAGACGATCCGCACCCGGCGGCGGCCCGAAAACGCGCAGGCCGGCGCTTCGGTGGCGGCGGTCATCGGGTTGCTGCTGATTTCGGGCACGACCGGATCGACCGGGTCGAGCACCGGGCTGGGCCTGCTCGCGGCGATCGCGTCCGGCACGGTGTACGCCGCGTCGACGGCACTCAGCCGGCACACCACGCAGGGGGTTCCACCACTGGTGCTGACCACGCTGTCGTGCGCGATCGGGGCGGTCGCCCTAGCGCCGGTCGCGATCGTGCAGGGGCTGACGTTCACGCCGGGTGTCACGCCGATCGTGCTGCTCGCCTACCTGGGGGCGATCACCACGGCTCTGGCGTACGCGTGCTTCTACACCGGGTTGCGGCACACCACCGGCAGTGTCGCCGTGGTCGTCACCCTGCTCGAACCGTTGACCGCCGCCGGGCTGGCGGTCGTCCTGATCGGTGAGCCGCTGGCGCTGCCCACCATCGTCGGCGGCCTGCTCATGCTCGGCGCGGTGACCGGCCTGTACCTGGGCGCCGGCCGCCGCACCACACCCGCGGCATCGCGCCGGCCGGTCCCCGTCACGGACTGAGACGGCAACATGCCCGGCGCCGGCTTCAGACAGAGGCCGGCGCCGGGATCGGCACGGTCACGGCGGGGCGGTGGTGGCGATCGCCGGGCGGCGGCGTCAGGCGGTCATGGCAATCTTCGGGCGGCGGCGTCAGGCCGTCATGGCGATCTTCGGGCAGCGCCGTCAGGTGGTCATGGCGATCGCCGGGCGGCGGCTTCCGCCAGTCATGGTGATCGCCGGGCGGCGGCATCAGGCGGTGATGGCGATGGTCAGCGCGCCGGCCGCGACCAGCACCCCCGCCCACAACCGGTCCACGTTGAACCAGGCCCGGCGCAGGATGTTCACGCCCAGGAATTCGTAGACGAGCAGGGCGCAGCCGGCCATCACGGTGAACATCGCGACGGTGTGCACCCCGGCCGCCGCCAGGCCGGTCAGGGCGGCCAGCGGGGAGCCGCCGGCGCCGGCGCCCGGCATCGCGTGGCCGGCGTGGGACGCGCCCGGCACCGGGGTGGTGGTGAGGACCGGGAGCAGCATCAGGCCGGCCCCGTGCGCCGACGACATCAGGAAGGACCAGCCGGCCAGCTGGGCCGAGGACAGCCGCATCCCGGCCCAGCGGAAGTGGCGTTCGGACAGCAGCCGCCACAGGCCGAAGCCGACCAGCAGCGCGCCGCCGGCGATGCCGACCACGTTCGCGGCGACCACCGACCGGGTGGCCGAGATGATCGCCGCGACGATCGCGACCGAGGCGAGGTGCCCGGCCGCGATCGGGGGCAGGGACAGCAGCATCACCCGGCGGCTGCGTTCCTGCATGCCCCGGGCCACCGCGAACAGCCAGCCCATCGCCGGGTTCAGCCCATGGAAGGCCCCGAGCGCGATCAGCGCGGCATAGGTTTCCCAGGTCACGGTGCGGACGGGAAGCAGTACGAGTCGGAGGACGCGTCGCCGCCCTGCAACCGGGTCTGGTGCACCCGCAGGCCGCGGAATTCGTCGCCGTGCGGGAAGAACCGGTCGTCCAGCGTGAACGACGTGTCGGTCACGTCCAGTTTGGCCAGCCAGGCACCGACCCCGTCCGGGTAGAACTGGTCGTCCCACGAGCCGTACAGCGAATTGGTGACGTAGACGCGCTTGCCGTCCCGGGACACCTCGACCATCTGCGGCCCGCCGGCCAGCGGCTCGTCCGGGAACGCCGGGTGCGGGGTGCGCCGCACGATCCCGCCGAGGTGCACCGAGTCGACGAAGACGGGGTGGAACGGGTCGCTGACGTCGTAGCGCCGCAGCTCACCGGTGCCCCAGCAGGACACGTACAAAAACTTGTCGTCGACCGACAGGTCGATGTCGGTGACCAGCGGAGGCACCGCCGAGAACGGTTGCAGGGCGGGCGGCAGGTCGGCCGGGTCGGCCGGCTCGGCCGGGATGTCGATCACCTTGCGGACCTCGAACTGCCCGCCGGAGCGGTGCCACAGCCAGATCGACGCGGAAAGGTCCTCGACCGAGACGACCACCCCGACGAAGCCGTACGTCGCGGCCGGGTCATGTGCCGGGCGCAGCTCCAGCGTCATCTGGTACTGGTCGCCGAGGTCGACGGTCTGCACCAGGGTGCGCTTGGCCAGGTCCCAGAAGTGGATCCGGTGCCCGTACTGCCGGCCGAGCAGCAACTCCGGCACCAGCCCGTCCTCGATCATGTCGGGGGTGCCCCACTCGGAGGTGACCAGCACGTCCTGGGTGAGGTGCCACCAGAAGTCGTACGCCAGTTTCTGATCGCCGCGGTCGGCCTCCCACTGCCCGCGAACGTCGAAGCTCTGGTGGTCGAGGACCGCGATGCCGCCCGGCCCGCCGCCCTGGCCGGCGCCGAGCGCGGAGACGTAGATGCCGTCCGGCCCGCAGTGGATCGTGTGCGGCCGCGAGTAGTCCGCCTTGGCCGCCAGCTCCGCGGCGCTGATCTCCTTGACCAGCCGCGGGTTCTGCGGGTCGGGCTGGGTGTCGTAGACGTAGATCCGCGACGACCGCAGACCGGGGACGATCAGGTAGCGGCGCTCGACGTGCGGGTGCGGGGCGGTCGGGCAGAGCGCGCTGGAGCAGGCGTTCCAGCCGAAGTGGTGCAGCTCGTCACCGGTGTGCGGCAGGTCGGTCCAGCCGACCACCCTGCCGTAGCTGCCGGAGCCGGGGTCGGTGTCGACCACCGCGAGCGCGTCCGGGCGGGTGGCGGAACGGTCGAAGGCGGCGATGTACGCCAGCTTCTCCGCGGGGGCGCCGGCCGCGTCGCCGGGTGAGGGGTAGAACGTCGGATCCGGAGTCCATCGCGTCATGCCGCTCATCCTCGCCCCGCCCTGGTCCGCGGGCCAGGGTTACATGTGTCAATGACTTGTCAACGGCAGCGGGATCACCGGGCGTCCAGCGGCAGCCGCACCAGAACGGTCGTGCCGTCCCCGTCGCCGGTCAGCTCGATGCTGCCGTGGTGGCGTTCCACCACCGCCCGGCTCAGCGTGAGTCCCAGCCCGCTGCCCGGCAGCGTCCGCTCATGTCCGCGGCTGGTCCGATAGCGACCAGTGAACAGCTTTTCCCGCTCGTCCTGCGGCACGTCCACCGCCGCGTCCGAGACGGCCAGTTCGGCGGCCCGCCCGGCCCGGCGCAGGCGGACCTCGACGTGCCCGCCGTCCGGGCTGTACCGGATCGCGCTGCCGATCAGGTTCTCCACGATGTGCCGCAGCCGGTCCCGGTCGCCGGGCACGATCAGCTCGGCCGGCAGGTCGGTGTCGATCGCCACGGGGGCGGCGCCGATCGCCACCCGGGTGCGGTCCACCACGTCACGGACCACCTCGGCCAGGTCCATCGGGGTGCGCCGGACGTCGGCGTGCCCGGCGTCCAGGGCGGACAGTTCGAGCAACTCGTTGATGATCTCCCGGAGTTGCAGCGCGTTGCGTTCCACCACGGCGATCAGGCGCGGCCCGTCGCGGACCAGGGTGGCCTCGTCCGCCTCGCGCAGCAGCTCGGTGTACGCGCTGATCGAGGTGAGCGGGGTGCGCAGCTCGTGCCCGATCAGCGCCAGGTATTCGTTCTTGCTGCGCACCAGTTGCCGTTGCAGGTCCTCGACCCGGCGGCGTTCGACGAACTGCCCGAGGTGCGCGGCGATCCCGGACATCAGCGCGACCAGCTCGTCCTCCGGGTCCTCGACCGCGTCGGTGAAGACGGTCAGCACCCCGATCGTCCCGGTCCCGTCGTGCACCGGAATGGCCAGCGCGGCGTGCAGCCGTTGGGCGCTGTCCGGGGAGATCACGCTGTCCGAGTGGCCCACGTCGCGGATCCACAGCGGTTTGTCGACCTGCCAGGCCTGTCCGGCCAGCCCCTGACCGTAGGTCAGCTCGTCCGGCACGGCGATCCCGGTCGCCCAGCCCGGCGTGCTGAACCGGGCCGCCGCCCGGATCACCGCCGCACCCGCGTCGGCCATCCACAGCTCGGCGTGCACCCAGTCGAGGGTGGCGACCACCGCCTCCAGCACCCGCGGCCCGGCCGCCTCGATGCTCGCCGCCTCGGCCAGCGCCGTGGTCACCGCGAGCTCGCAGGAGCGGAAGCGTTCCGCCCGGCGCTGCCGGGTCACATCCTGCATCGCCTGGACCGCGCCGACCACCCGACCGTCCGGTCCGAGGATCGGCTGGGCGTCGATCAGAAAGTGCCGGGTCCGTTTGGTCCGGCTGGGCCGGGCCAGCGGCTCGTCGCGCACCGGTTCCCCGGCGAGTGCCCGGAACAGGCCGAGCTCGTCGGTGTCCCGCGGGTCGTCGGCCCAGGTGCGGCGCATCCGCTCGTTCGCGAACACGACATGTCCGTCGGCGTCGCAGGCGATCACGCCGTCGTGCAGGCTCTCCAGCACCGCGTCCAGGAACCGGTGCTGCTGCTCCAGCTCGTACCGCGCCAGCTGCTCGCCGATCAGCAGGGTGGCGACCTCGGCCGCCTCGGCCACCGCGGTGATCTGCTCCGGCGACCACTCGCGCGGCCGCAGGTCGTAGGCACAGCACACGCCGAGTACCTGTCCGTCCCGATCGTGCACCGGATGTCCCAGGTACGCGCCGCCGTGCCGGCGCACCACCCCGTCCGGCACCCGGTCGTCGACGGTCGCGTCGTCGACGATCACCGCGCCGCCCCCGTGCACGACGAGCCCGCCGAGCGAGCCGTGCAGCGGGGTGTCGGCGATCGCCGCCCAGTCCTCGGCGACACCCCAGCTGCCGTACAGTCGGAGCTTCTCCCCCTCGACGAACTGGATGCACGCGCTCGGCGTCTGCGCCCCGCGGGCGGTCAGCGCGGCCAGCTGATCGGCGGTGCCGCTGGTCAGCACACCGCGGTGGAGCACCGGCAGCATGGCCCCGCCGAGCACATCGCGCAGCAGGTGCGCCCCGCCGGCCACCTCACCGCCGACCCGCCGCCGCACCGACCCGTCCGCCGGTCCGAACCCGCCGTCGGTCTGCTCACTGCCCGCGACCGGGCCGGTGCCGGCCATCCGCCGGAAGTCACCGCCCACGCGCGCCTCACGGTTGCCGAAAGCTTTGCTGGCGGCCGCCGGCAAGCCGGGATGCTCGTCGACGGCCGTCCCCCCGTGAAGCTCGGCCGCACGCGCGAGTGCCGCGGCTTCCGCCGCCGACGCCCTTCCGGGCAGCCCGGCGCCACTGCCGGGGTCTTCTCGCCGCATGGCCGACCTCCACAACCCAGCCTAGATGCACGAAAACCCTAAAACCGTCAAATCGCGCGGCCAGGCGAGCCGCTTCCCGGCCCGACCCCGCCGCCGGATCCGCGCTCCAGCACCACAAGGCACCGCCCGCAAGACGAAGCCTCTCGATGGTCGCCGCCCCGGGACCGCGGCCTCGGCGCCGGGCAGGCGGTGGTCTTCACCGCCGATTTGCCGGTACGTCGTGAGCACCCCGCCCTGCGCGCTCGCGCCCCGGAGTGGCGCCTCAGTACCGCCGCCTGGCCCGTGCGGGGCCAGGCCCCCAACGTCCGTTCACAGCATTTTCTCAGCCGACTTTTGTGCCTTTCATCGGTCTCCGACCGAGAATCGCCGTCATTCTCGGAAATTCGACGTAAAGGACCGGATCGAGGACTGGCTGCCCTCCTGGGCTCTCCACGCACCAGTGTCTTGATCGTTGAGCGCCGGCAATCCGTGACACCACGCGATCGACACCGAACGGAACAGAGTCATCGCTGGCCAGCCGATCGGGTGGCGTAACAACAGGACGGGGCCGCCTCGTCCTGCTCAAATGAGCTCAACGTCACCGGAATGCCCGGATGTCGAATTCATGACGACTGTTGCGCGCCGTCACCGCCACCCGAATAGGAAACGATGAACGTATCGTTTCGATAACGTGAATTCCGTCTATCGGTTCGACGTCTCTACAGTTCCGGCACGCGCGCCGCCGGGTCGTGCGCGAGGAAGGGAAA
Protein-coding regions in this window:
- a CDS encoding ATP-binding protein → MRREDPGSGAGLPGRASAAEAAALARAAELHGGTAVDEHPGLPAAASKAFGNREARVGGDFRRMAGTGPVAGSEQTDGGFGPADGSVRRRVGGEVAGGAHLLRDVLGGAMLPVLHRGVLTSGTADQLAALTARGAQTPSACIQFVEGEKLRLYGSWGVAEDWAAIADTPLHGSLGGLVVHGGGAVIVDDATVDDRVPDGVVRRHGGAYLGHPVHDRDGQVLGVCCAYDLRPREWSPEQITAVAEAAEVATLLIGEQLARYELEQQHRFLDAVLESLHDGVIACDADGHVVFANERMRRTWADDPRDTDELGLFRALAGEPVRDEPLARPSRTKRTRHFLIDAQPILGPDGRVVGAVQAMQDVTRQRRAERFRSCELAVTTALAEAASIEAAGPRVLEAVVATLDWVHAELWMADAGAAVIRAAARFSTPGWATGIAVPDELTYGQGLAGQAWQVDKPLWIRDVGHSDSVISPDSAQRLHAALAIPVHDGTGTIGVLTVFTDAVEDPEDELVALMSGIAAHLGQFVERRRVEDLQRQLVRSKNEYLALIGHELRTPLTSISAYTELLREADEATLVRDGPRLIAVVERNALQLREIINELLELSALDAGHADVRRTPMDLAEVVRDVVDRTRVAIGAAPVAIDTDLPAELIVPGDRDRLRHIVENLIGSAIRYSPDGGHVEVRLRRAGRAAELAVSDAAVDVPQDEREKLFTGRYRTSRGHERTLPGSGLGLTLSRAVVERHHGSIELTGDGDGTTVLVRLPLDAR